Proteins encoded together in one Prevotella scopos JCM 17725 window:
- a CDS encoding heavy metal-binding domain-containing protein: MIITTTPTIEGRPIKEYKGIVTGETIIGANFLKDFLAGIRDFIGGRSEAYEKVLREGKETSIQEMKQHAEALGANAIVGIDLDYETVGQGGSMLMVTCSGTAVVI; this comes from the coding sequence ATGATTATCACAACAACCCCAACCATTGAAGGTCGTCCTATCAAAGAGTATAAAGGAATTGTCACAGGAGAAACAATTATCGGTGCTAACTTCCTAAAAGACTTCCTTGCCGGCATCAGGGACTTCATCGGAGGACGCAGTGAAGCCTATGAAAAGGTGCTGCGCGAAGGCAAAGAAACCTCTATTCAAGAAATGAAGCAACATGCAGAAGCACTTGGTGCTAACGCTATCGTTGGTATTGACCTCGATTATGAGACTGTCGGACAGGGTGGATCTATGCTCATGGTCACCTGTTCTGGTACTGCCGTTGTTATATAA
- a CDS encoding DUF4250 domain-containing protein, whose translation MEYLPKDPAILVSSVNMLLRDEEFDSLESLCYNFNEDIDKLKANLREAGYVYSEEQRQFRPIGFDE comes from the coding sequence ATGGAGTATTTACCAAAAGACCCAGCAATATTAGTAAGCAGCGTAAATATGCTGTTACGTGATGAAGAGTTCGATTCTTTAGAATCATTGTGTTACAATTTCAATGAAGATATAGATAAGCTCAAAGCTAACTTGCGTGAAGCAGGCTATGTATATAGCGAAGAACAGCGCCAGTTTCGCCCGATAGGTTTTGATGAATAA
- a CDS encoding cytidine deaminase — protein MKTIDISIKIGFCQQEELSEADQHLIQRAVEATGNSYSPYSRFRVGAALLLADGTEVIGANQENAAFPSGLCAERSAIFAAQSVYPDQAVTTLAIAAANEYGLMRDPIVPCGACRQVILEIEDRYKQPIRILLYGTAGIYVINSVKDLLPLQFLGESMK, from the coding sequence ATGAAAACAATAGACATAAGCATCAAGATTGGTTTTTGCCAACAAGAGGAACTCTCTGAGGCTGATCAGCACCTCATTCAAAGGGCCGTGGAGGCAACTGGTAATAGTTATTCTCCCTATAGTCGCTTTCGTGTTGGGGCTGCTTTGTTGCTTGCCGATGGCACAGAGGTTATTGGAGCAAATCAGGAGAATGCTGCTTTTCCATCAGGCTTATGTGCTGAACGCTCAGCTATCTTTGCAGCTCAGTCTGTCTATCCAGACCAAGCAGTGACCACGCTTGCTATTGCTGCGGCTAATGAGTATGGTTTGATGCGTGACCCAATAGTGCCTTGTGGGGCCTGTCGGCAAGTTATTTTAGAAATAGAAGATCGTTATAAACAGCCTATTCGTATCCTTCTTTATGGTACGGCAGGCATATATGTTATCAATAGTGTAAAGGACCTATTGCCTCTCCAGTTCTTAGGAGAGTCCATGAAGTAG